In Halovulum dunhuangense, one genomic interval encodes:
- a CDS encoding ABC transporter substrate-binding protein, producing MKSGLLTCAAMIALTTGVAHADGHVDLPVAPGEGTFDWDSYNAFADATDLAGEELTIFGPWLAGEAESFSELVAYFNAATGAQANYVGSDSLEQQIVIDAEAGSAPDITVFPQPGLARTMAQRGFLTPLPEGTEDWVRENFAAGQSWVDLGTYANAEGENEYYGFFFNVNVKSLVWYVPENFEIYGYEVPQTMEELKALMDQMVADGETPFCIGLGSGGATGWPATDWVEDLMLRTQPPEVYDQWVSNEMPFNDPAVVAAIEEFGAFALNPDYIAGEPGALAATDFRDSPKGLFSVPPQCMMHRQASFIPAYFPEGTVLGQDADFFYFPAYAEKDLGTPVLGAGTLFSITNDSTASDEFIEFLKTPFAHEYMMSKDGFLTPHLGADPVNYANDAQRGQGEILTSATTFRFDGSDLMPGGVGAGSFWTGMVDYTGGKPAQQVADEIQASWDSLK from the coding sequence ATGAAATCCGGACTTTTGACCTGCGCTGCCATGATAGCGCTAACCACGGGCGTCGCCCATGCCGACGGCCATGTAGACCTGCCGGTCGCGCCGGGCGAGGGCACGTTCGACTGGGACAGCTACAACGCCTTTGCCGACGCGACCGACCTGGCGGGCGAGGAGCTGACCATCTTCGGGCCATGGCTGGCGGGCGAGGCCGAGTCGTTCTCGGAACTGGTGGCCTATTTCAACGCCGCCACCGGGGCGCAGGCGAATTATGTCGGCTCGGACAGCCTCGAGCAGCAGATCGTGATCGACGCCGAGGCGGGTTCCGCCCCGGACATCACGGTGTTCCCGCAGCCGGGCCTGGCGCGCACCATGGCGCAGCGCGGGTTCCTGACGCCGCTGCCCGAGGGCACCGAAGACTGGGTGCGCGAGAACTTCGCCGCCGGGCAGTCCTGGGTGGACCTGGGCACCTATGCCAACGCGGAAGGCGAGAACGAGTATTACGGCTTTTTCTTCAACGTGAACGTCAAGTCGCTGGTCTGGTACGTTCCCGAGAATTTCGAGATCTACGGCTATGAAGTGCCGCAGACCATGGAAGAGCTGAAGGCGCTGATGGACCAGATGGTCGCGGATGGCGAGACGCCGTTCTGCATCGGCCTGGGTTCCGGAGGGGCGACCGGCTGGCCCGCGACCGACTGGGTCGAGGACCTGATGCTGCGCACCCAGCCGCCCGAGGTCTATGACCAGTGGGTGTCGAACGAGATGCCGTTCAACGACCCGGCCGTGGTGGCCGCGATCGAGGAATTCGGCGCCTTCGCGCTGAACCCGGACTACATCGCGGGCGAGCCCGGCGCGCTGGCCGCGACCGATTTCCGCGACAGCCCCAAGGGCCTGTTCAGCGTGCCGCCGCAGTGCATGATGCATCGTCAGGCCAGCTTCATCCCGGCCTATTTCCCGGAAGGGACGGTGCTGGGTCAGGACGCGGATTTCTTCTACTTCCCGGCCTATGCGGAAAAGGACCTGGGCACGCCCGTGCTGGGCGCGGGGACGCTGTTCTCGATCACCAACGACAGCACGGCCTCTGACGAGTTCATCGAGTTCCTCAAGACCCCCTTCGCGCATGAGTACATGATGTCGAAGGACGGGTTCCTCACGCCGCACCTGGGCGCGGACCCGGTGAACTACGCCAACGACGCGCAGCGCGGCCAGGGCGAGATCCTGACCAGCGCGACCACCTTCCGTTTCGACGGGTCGGACCTGATGCCGGGCGGCGTGGGCGCCGGCAGCTTCTGGACCGGCATGGTGGACTATACCGGCGGCAAGCCCGCCCAGCAGGTGGCCGACGAGATCCA
- a CDS encoding substrate-binding domain-containing protein → MNLKQLSDMLGLSPTTVSRALNGYPEVNARTRARVIEAARHHGYVPNSMAKRLATGRAMAIGHVVPLSDHDMINPIFADFIAGAGRAYSEAGYNMILSVVPAEEEEASYRALSAAHSVDGIIVHGPKRNDYRIPLLNELGIRFMVHGRCDSTHPHAWLDMNNRAAFLRATEYLIGLGHRRIALLNGIETLFFAIRRRAGYEDALRAAGIAPDPALVFNSDMTEPYGYRTARALLAGPNPPTAFLSSSLITALGISRAIADAGLRLGADVSVITHDDALLFLPNQGERPMFTSTKSSIRDAGYRMGQLLIDIIEGRADPHVTELWEAELVIGSSTGPAPSG, encoded by the coding sequence ATGAACCTGAAACAGCTGTCCGACATGCTCGGGCTGTCGCCGACGACTGTCAGCCGCGCCCTGAATGGCTACCCGGAGGTGAACGCCCGCACCCGCGCCCGCGTGATCGAAGCGGCCCGCCATCATGGCTACGTTCCCAACAGCATGGCCAAGCGGCTGGCCACCGGGCGCGCCATGGCGATCGGCCATGTGGTGCCGCTGTCCGATCACGACATGATCAACCCCATCTTCGCCGACTTCATCGCCGGCGCCGGCCGCGCCTATTCCGAGGCCGGCTACAACATGATCCTGTCCGTCGTTCCCGCCGAAGAGGAAGAAGCCTCCTACCGGGCGCTTTCCGCCGCGCACAGCGTGGACGGCATCATCGTCCACGGCCCCAAGCGCAACGACTACCGCATCCCGCTCCTGAACGAACTGGGCATCCGCTTCATGGTGCATGGCCGCTGCGACAGCACCCATCCCCATGCCTGGCTCGACATGAACAACCGCGCCGCCTTCCTGCGCGCGACCGAGTACCTGATCGGGCTGGGGCACCGGCGCATCGCCCTTCTGAACGGGATCGAGACGCTGTTCTTCGCCATCCGCCGCCGCGCCGGATACGAGGATGCGCTGCGCGCAGCCGGCATCGCGCCCGACCCCGCGCTGGTCTTCAACTCCGACATGACCGAACCCTATGGCTACCGGACCGCGCGCGCGCTGCTGGCCGGGCCGAACCCGCCCACCGCGTTTCTGTCCTCCAGCCTCATCACCGCGCTTGGCATCAGCCGCGCCATCGCCGATGCGGGGCTCAGGCTGGGCGCGGACGTGTCCGTCATCACCCATGACGACGCGCTCCTGTTCCTGCCCAACCAGGGAGAGCGGCCGATGTTCACCTCGACCAAGTCCTCGATCCGCGACGCGGGCTACCGGATGGGGCAGTTGCTCATCGACATCATCGAGGGCCGGGCCGATCCCCACGTCACCGAACTGTGGGAGGCAGAGCTCGTGATCGGCAGTTCGACCGGCCCCGCCCCCTCCGGCTGA
- a CDS encoding GH1 family beta-glucosidase, translating into MDFKRLDFPDGFTFGAATSSYQIEGHAFGGAGPTHWDSFAATPGNVVRGEHGARACDHYHRWPEDLDLMREAGFDAYRFSTSWARVMPGGRGAPNPEGLDFYDRLVDGMLERGLKPYATLYHWELPQPLADLGGWRNRDIASWFADFTTVIMSRIGDRVHATAPINEPWCVAWLSHFLGAQAPGMRDIRAAARAMHHVLLAHGKSTQAMRALGLKNLGAVMNLEYSAPADSTPEAAASARLYDGIYNRWFLSAVCRKEYPADVLEGLAPHMPENWQDDLDLIGAPIDWLGINYYTRKLIGPDDSGLWPHLTDVEGPLPKTAMGWEIYPEGLYHFLTWVHREFGDGLPIFVTENGMASYDRLEAGKVNDQPRIDYLNAHLDAVRRAIAEGVPVAGYFVWSLLDNYEWALGYDKRFGLVHVDFDTLERTPKASFLALKQALERREA; encoded by the coding sequence ATGGATTTCAAACGCCTGGACTTCCCTGACGGCTTCACCTTCGGCGCCGCCACCTCCAGCTACCAGATCGAGGGACACGCCTTCGGCGGGGCCGGTCCGACCCATTGGGACAGCTTCGCCGCCACCCCCGGAAACGTCGTCCGCGGCGAACATGGCGCACGGGCCTGCGACCATTACCACCGCTGGCCCGAGGATCTCGACCTGATGCGGGAAGCCGGCTTCGACGCCTACCGCTTCTCGACATCCTGGGCCCGGGTCATGCCCGGGGGGCGCGGCGCGCCCAACCCCGAAGGGCTTGATTTCTATGACAGACTGGTGGACGGCATGCTTGAGAGGGGGCTCAAGCCCTATGCCACGCTCTACCATTGGGAACTGCCGCAGCCCCTGGCCGACCTGGGCGGCTGGCGCAACCGCGACATCGCCTCGTGGTTCGCGGATTTCACCACCGTCATCATGTCGCGCATCGGCGACCGGGTCCACGCGACCGCCCCCATCAACGAGCCGTGGTGCGTCGCCTGGCTCAGCCATTTCCTCGGCGCCCAGGCCCCCGGCATGCGCGACATCCGCGCCGCCGCCCGCGCCATGCACCACGTCCTCCTGGCCCACGGCAAATCCACCCAGGCCATGCGCGCCCTCGGCCTGAAGAACCTGGGCGCGGTGATGAACCTCGAGTATTCGGCCCCCGCCGACAGCACCCCCGAAGCGGCCGCAAGTGCCCGACTTTACGACGGAATCTACAACCGCTGGTTCCTGTCCGCGGTGTGCCGCAAGGAATATCCGGCGGATGTCCTGGAGGGGCTGGCCCCCCACATGCCCGAGAACTGGCAGGACGATCTGGACCTGATCGGCGCCCCGATCGACTGGCTCGGGATCAACTACTACACCCGCAAGCTGATCGGCCCCGACGACAGCGGCCTCTGGCCTCACCTGACCGATGTCGAGGGCCCGTTACCCAAGACCGCGATGGGCTGGGAGATCTACCCCGAGGGGCTTTACCACTTCCTCACATGGGTCCACCGGGAGTTCGGCGACGGCCTGCCGATCTTCGTCACCGAGAACGGCATGGCCTCCTACGACCGGCTCGAGGCCGGCAAGGTGAACGACCAGCCCCGGATCGACTATCTGAACGCGCATCTTGACGCCGTCCGCCGCGCCATCGCCGAAGGCGTGCCGGTCGCGGGCTATTTCGTCTGGTCGCTGCTCGACAATTACGAATGGGCACTCGGCTACGACAAGCGGTTCGGGCTGGTCCATGTCGATTTCGACACGCTGGAACGTACGCCGAAGGCGTCTTTCCTTGCGTTGAAACAGGCACTTGAGCGGCGCGAAGCCTGA
- a CDS encoding beta-1,6-N-acetylglucosaminyltransferase: MIGVVILAHDQLRRTAQLARFMADNGCKVVVHIDSRLKEPGVERMMKIMGDSPDIALTPRRRCEWGTFSLVDACIASLELMFRRWPGVTHVCQLSGSCLPIKPIAALRAHLAAHPDTDFIESVDVLRDRWVVDGLAEERFSLYHPLPWRRFRRLFDWSVKLQRRLGVKRRMPEGLSPRIGSQWWCLSRATLDAILADPRLPAYRRYFRTCWIPDESFFQTLAAKHGRRICNAPLTLVRFDPQGKPFVFYDDHLDMLLRADGFFARKIWRGADTLYDVFLGGDVAEHLAAAARKPGERPHAVLRRATERYRMARPGLVNHGCHPGQKLEERLQTARPYLVIDGLQKLFPNLPAEVNQLPGAIAHGELYHPERVEFAGGAPIFTGNLSASVPIRDHKPVHFLSRLIWTERGSDQLFVHDFRQQRVIDDFLLRDPNAHVLRLSEAWLLDLCRLWQADPAAGEPALTERAAQEAGVVARMTGPDTRAQVIRLGLDEVLRDGVAAMERAARKLPDGLSRLAVFSGPILPVGFAEFLDSLPRNIVDTRVLAHEVRRYDAMTRVLRRKA, translated from the coding sequence ATGATCGGCGTCGTCATCCTCGCCCACGACCAGCTGCGCCGCACGGCCCAGCTGGCCCGTTTCATGGCCGACAACGGCTGCAAGGTGGTGGTGCATATCGACAGCCGGCTGAAGGAACCGGGGGTCGAGCGCATGATGAAGATCATGGGCGACAGCCCCGACATCGCGCTGACGCCGCGCCGGCGCTGCGAATGGGGAACCTTCAGCCTGGTGGATGCCTGCATCGCCTCGCTTGAGCTGATGTTCCGTCGCTGGCCGGGCGTGACCCATGTCTGCCAGCTCTCTGGTTCCTGCCTGCCGATCAAGCCGATCGCCGCGCTGCGGGCGCACCTGGCGGCGCATCCGGACACGGATTTCATCGAATCGGTCGACGTGTTGCGGGACCGCTGGGTCGTCGATGGCCTGGCCGAGGAGCGATTCAGCCTGTATCACCCGCTGCCCTGGCGGCGCTTCCGGCGGCTTTTCGACTGGAGCGTCAAGCTTCAGCGCCGCCTTGGCGTGAAGCGCCGGATGCCCGAGGGGCTGTCGCCCCGCATCGGCTCGCAATGGTGGTGCCTCAGCCGCGCCACGCTTGACGCGATCCTTGCCGACCCGCGGCTGCCCGCCTATCGGCGATATTTCCGCACCTGCTGGATCCCCGACGAATCCTTCTTCCAGACGCTGGCGGCAAAGCATGGCCGTCGCATCTGCAACGCGCCGCTGACGCTTGTGCGGTTCGACCCGCAGGGCAAGCCGTTCGTGTTCTATGACGACCATCTGGACATGCTGTTGCGGGCCGACGGCTTCTTCGCGCGCAAGATCTGGCGCGGGGCCGATACGCTGTATGACGTCTTTCTCGGGGGCGATGTGGCCGAGCATCTCGCGGCCGCGGCCCGCAAGCCCGGAGAGCGGCCCCATGCCGTGCTGCGGCGCGCGACCGAGCGGTACCGGATGGCGCGGCCGGGGCTGGTCAACCATGGCTGCCATCCCGGCCAGAAGCTCGAGGAGCGGCTTCAGACCGCGCGGCCCTACCTGGTGATCGACGGGCTTCAGAAGCTGTTCCCGAACCTGCCGGCCGAGGTGAACCAGCTGCCCGGCGCCATCGCGCATGGCGAACTCTATCATCCCGAGCGGGTGGAATTCGCCGGTGGCGCGCCGATCTTCACCGGGAACCTGTCGGCTTCGGTCCCGATCCGCGACCACAAGCCGGTGCATTTCCTGTCCAGGCTGATCTGGACAGAGCGTGGAAGCGACCAGCTTTTCGTCCATGATTTCAGGCAGCAAAGGGTGATCGACGATTTTCTTCTGCGGGATCCCAATGCGCATGTCCTTCGCCTGTCCGAGGCGTGGCTGCTCGATCTCTGCCGGCTCTGGCAGGCCGATCCCGCCGCGGGCGAACCCGCCCTGACCGAGCGTGCGGCGCAGGAAGCAGGGGTCGTCGCGCGGATGACCGGACCGGACACGCGGGCGCAGGTGATCCGGCTCGGGCTGGACGAGGTGCTGCGCGACGGCGTTGCCGCGATGGAACGGGCGGCGCGGAAACTGCCGGACGGGCTGTCGCGGCTGGCGGTGTTTTCCGGGCCGATCCTGCCCGTGGGCTTTGCCGAGTTCCTCGACAGCCTGCCGCGCAACATCGTGGATACGCGGGTCCTGGCGCATGAGGTGCGCCGCTACGACGCCATGACCCGGGTGCTGCGCCGCAAGGCCTGA
- a CDS encoding glycosyltransferase family 2 protein, whose product MGVVRRVNRLRLCAERVALFLLGLNSLRDLAPVRDRTGRIRPRDTLLFCTLRNERIRLPHFLDYYRKLGVQHFLFVDNGSSDGTGDYLAGQADVSVWRTSASYKRARYGMDWMNGLLNRHGRGHWCLTVDADEFFVYPHMHTRPLQALTEWLDGCHRRSFGTMLLDMYADRPIAETRYQEGQDPFEILSWFDAANYSVDRNGKYRDLWIQGGPRQRVFFADRPELGPALNKVPLVNWRFGMVYRSSTHNLLPRGLNQVYDDRGGERACGVLLHAKFLDLFGAKAREEIARGQHYAASREYRVYEDKLTQGLSMWTPASTRYRDWRQLEDLGLLSSGSWA is encoded by the coding sequence ATGGGTGTGGTCCGGCGAGTTAATCGGCTCCGTCTCTGTGCCGAGCGTGTGGCACTTTTTCTACTTGGTCTGAACAGCCTTCGCGATCTCGCCCCCGTGCGCGACCGCACAGGCCGCATCCGGCCCCGCGACACGCTTCTGTTCTGCACCCTGCGAAACGAGCGGATCCGCCTGCCGCATTTCCTCGACTATTACCGCAAACTCGGCGTCCAGCATTTCCTGTTCGTGGACAACGGCTCGTCCGACGGCACGGGGGACTACCTGGCCGGGCAGGCCGACGTGTCGGTCTGGCGTACCTCTGCCAGCTACAAGCGCGCGCGCTATGGCATGGACTGGATGAACGGGCTTCTGAACCGGCACGGGCGCGGGCACTGGTGCCTCACGGTCGATGCCGACGAGTTCTTCGTCTATCCGCACATGCACACACGACCGCTGCAGGCGCTGACCGAATGGCTGGACGGCTGCCACCGGCGCAGCTTCGGCACGATGCTTCTGGACATGTATGCCGACCGCCCCATCGCCGAAACGCGCTACCAGGAAGGGCAGGATCCGTTCGAGATCCTGTCCTGGTTCGATGCCGCCAACTACTCCGTCGACCGCAACGGCAAGTACCGCGACCTGTGGATCCAGGGCGGCCCGCGCCAGCGCGTCTTCTTCGCCGACCGGCCGGAACTGGGGCCGGCGCTGAACAAGGTGCCGCTGGTGAACTGGCGGTTCGGCATGGTCTATCGCAGCTCTACCCACAACCTGCTGCCGCGCGGCCTGAACCAGGTCTATGACGACCGTGGCGGCGAACGTGCCTGCGGGGTGCTGCTGCACGCCAAGTTCCTCGATCTCTTCGGCGCCAAGGCCCGGGAAGAGATCGCCCGCGGCCAGCACTACGCCGCCAGCCGGGAATACCGCGTCTACGAGGACAAGCTGACCCAGGGGCTCAGCATGTGGACCCCCGCCTCCACCCGCTACCGCGACTGGCGGCAGCTTGAGGATCTGGGCCTTCTGTCGTCGGGGAGCTGGGCATGA
- a CDS encoding glycosyltransferase family 4 protein, with amino-acid sequence MRTGPQDIVLDVTRSLSRIGAGGDSGVDRVERAYIRHLMGLDGRVFFLTRVLRGAALLDRIGMARLLELAADPTHLPAPDLLGHLARRQNPARRRAESAARRLALGWATTQRLPGLLARHLSKGFAYINVGHTHLEPDHLIRLRAAGAGRIAVMVHDVIPLDYPEFSRPGTPAKFERLLRGVAANADIVIFNSADTATRAGRWFDRWGMSPATVTALLGVDPADPTPTAPAAHPHFVVLGTIEPRKNHLLLLNIWRRMHDTMPEADIPHLHIVGRRGWENENILDMLDRAPFMGRTVFEHGYLPDPDMNRLLGGARALLFPSFAEGFGYPLAEALQMGVPAICADLPVYREIVGDAATYLDPLDAPAWLAAISDFSALIQPNSISSLKIPFWDQHFSIVCEVLCVSGDPSVGKLDGCGPAS; translated from the coding sequence ATGAGGACCGGCCCGCAGGACATCGTGCTGGACGTCACGCGCAGCCTGTCCCGGATCGGGGCCGGCGGCGACAGCGGTGTGGACCGGGTGGAACGCGCCTATATCCGCCACCTTATGGGACTGGACGGGCGGGTCTTCTTCCTCACCCGCGTGCTGCGTGGCGCGGCGCTTCTGGACCGGATCGGGATGGCCCGCCTGCTGGAGCTTGCCGCCGATCCCACGCACCTGCCCGCGCCCGACCTGCTGGGTCATCTTGCCCGCCGGCAGAACCCCGCGCGCCGCCGGGCCGAATCGGCTGCCCGGCGCCTTGCGCTGGGCTGGGCCACGACGCAGCGACTGCCGGGGCTTCTGGCGCGCCACCTCTCGAAGGGGTTCGCCTATATCAATGTCGGCCACACCCATCTTGAGCCGGATCACCTGATCCGCCTGCGCGCCGCCGGGGCGGGCCGGATCGCCGTGATGGTCCATGACGTGATCCCGCTCGACTACCCTGAATTCTCCCGGCCCGGCACGCCCGCGAAGTTCGAGCGTCTGCTGCGTGGCGTGGCCGCGAACGCGGATATCGTGATCTTCAACTCCGCTGACACCGCCACCCGCGCCGGGCGCTGGTTCGACCGATGGGGCATGTCGCCTGCGACCGTGACCGCCCTTCTGGGCGTCGATCCGGCAGACCCGACCCCGACCGCGCCCGCCGCGCATCCGCATTTCGTCGTGCTCGGCACCATCGAGCCGCGCAAGAATCACCTTCTTCTGCTCAACATCTGGCGGCGGATGCACGACACGATGCCGGAAGCGGATATCCCTCATCTGCATATCGTGGGCCGCCGCGGCTGGGAAAACGAGAACATCCTCGACATGCTGGACCGCGCCCCCTTCATGGGCCGGACGGTGTTCGAGCATGGCTACCTGCCAGATCCCGACATGAACCGGCTTCTGGGTGGGGCCCGCGCGCTGCTGTTCCCGTCCTTTGCCGAGGGGTTCGGATATCCGCTGGCCGAGGCGCTGCAGATGGGCGTGCCCGCGATCTGCGCCGACCTGCCCGTCTACCGCGAGATCGTGGGCGATGCCGCAACCTATCTTGATCCCCTGGACGCCCCCGCGTGGCTTGCGGCGATCAGTGACTTTTCTGCCCTAATTCAGCCAAATTCCATCTCCAGTCTGAAAATTCCTTTTTGGGATCAACACTTCAGTATTGTTTGTGAGGTGTTGTGCGTAAGTGGTGACCCGAGTGTGGGGAAGTTAGATGGGTGTGGTCCGGCGAGTTAA
- the galE gene encoding UDP-glucose 4-epimerase GalE, giving the protein MSTVLVTGGAGYIGSHACKRLAEAGHVPVTYDNLSTGWSDAVKFGPFEQGDLLDRPRLDEVFARHKPQAVMHFAALSDVGQSMRAPALYWRNNVVGSMTLLDAATAAGTPHFVFSSTCATYGEQDGVMLDETCVQQPINAYGGSKRAVEDMLRDYGRDGRLTHVTFRYFNVAGADPDRQVGEFHRPETHLIPLALDAVRGRRDALTIYGTDYATPDGTCIRDYVHVLDLVDAHLKGLEYLIAGGGSEVFNLGTGRGFSVREVIDAVSAVTETTVPAVEGARRPGDCTALVSGSRRAEQVLGWTPRRSTLPQMIADAWGWHQMPGYTA; this is encoded by the coding sequence ATGAGCACGGTTCTGGTCACCGGTGGCGCCGGCTATATCGGCAGCCATGCCTGCAAGCGCCTGGCAGAGGCGGGGCATGTGCCCGTCACCTATGACAACCTGTCCACCGGCTGGTCCGACGCGGTGAAATTCGGTCCCTTCGAGCAGGGTGACCTGCTCGACCGGCCGCGCCTCGACGAAGTGTTCGCGCGCCACAAGCCGCAGGCGGTGATGCATTTCGCGGCGCTTTCCGATGTGGGCCAGTCGATGCGCGCGCCCGCGCTCTACTGGCGCAACAACGTCGTGGGCTCGATGACCCTGCTCGATGCCGCGACCGCCGCCGGCACGCCGCATTTCGTCTTTTCCTCGACCTGCGCCACCTATGGCGAACAGGACGGCGTGATGCTGGACGAGACCTGCGTGCAGCAGCCGATCAACGCCTATGGCGGATCGAAACGCGCGGTCGAGGACATGCTGCGCGACTATGGCCGCGATGGCAGGCTGACCCATGTCACCTTTCGCTACTTCAACGTCGCCGGCGCCGATCCCGACCGCCAGGTGGGCGAGTTCCACCGCCCCGAGACGCACCTGATCCCGCTGGCGCTGGATGCCGTGCGCGGAAGGCGCGACGCGCTGACCATCTATGGCACCGACTACGCCACCCCCGACGGCACCTGCATCCGCGACTATGTCCATGTCCTCGACCTGGTGGACGCGCATCTGAAGGGGCTGGAATACCTGATCGCGGGCGGCGGGTCCGAGGTGTTCAACCTTGGCACCGGGCGCGGCTTTTCGGTGCGCGAGGTGATCGACGCCGTATCCGCCGTGACCGAGACCACCGTCCCGGCGGTGGAAGGCGCCCGCCGTCCCGGCGACTGCACGGCGCTGGTCTCGGGCAGCCGCCGCGCCGAACAGGTGCTGGGCTGGACCCCCCGCCGCTCTACCCTGCCGCAGATGATCGCCGATGCCTGGGGGTGGCACCAGATGCCCGGCTACACGGCCTGA
- the galU gene encoding UTP--glucose-1-phosphate uridylyltransferase GalU, translated as MARKVRKAVFPVAGLGTRFLPATKSIPKEILTLVDRPLIQYAIDEARAAGIEEFIFVTSRGKSALEDYFDRAPELEKALRDKNKTDLLERLAPTNMDSGAIAYVRQHEALGLGHAVWCARRLIGNEPFAVLLPDDVIQSSVPCLKQMADAYDDIGGNMVAAMEVPPEKASSYGVLDVEGDSGRVLRVRGMVEKPAPGTAPSNLAVIGRYILTPQVLRNLNRMGRGSGGEIQLTDAIAQEVEANGNVTGFRFSGERYDCGSQSGFLQATVSFGLQHPALRDEFHAYLSGVVARKQAAE; from the coding sequence ATGGCCCGCAAGGTCAGGAAGGCAGTGTTTCCGGTCGCGGGGCTTGGCACCCGGTTTCTGCCGGCGACGAAATCTATCCCCAAGGAAATCCTGACCCTCGTGGATCGTCCCCTGATCCAGTACGCGATCGACGAGGCGCGCGCCGCCGGGATCGAGGAGTTCATCTTCGTCACCTCGCGCGGGAAATCCGCGCTCGAGGATTACTTCGACCGTGCGCCTGAACTGGAAAAGGCGCTGCGCGACAAGAACAAGACCGACCTGCTGGAGCGTCTTGCGCCCACGAACATGGACAGCGGCGCCATCGCCTATGTCCGCCAGCACGAGGCGCTGGGCCTTGGCCACGCCGTCTGGTGCGCGCGGCGGCTGATCGGGAACGAGCCCTTCGCCGTGCTGCTGCCCGACGACGTGATCCAGTCCAGCGTGCCCTGCCTCAAGCAGATGGCGGACGCCTATGACGACATCGGCGGCAACATGGTCGCCGCGATGGAAGTGCCGCCCGAAAAGGCATCGAGCTATGGCGTGCTGGATGTCGAGGGCGATTCCGGGCGCGTCCTGCGCGTGCGCGGCATGGTGGAAAAGCCCGCGCCCGGTACGGCGCCGTCGAACCTGGCGGTGATCGGGCGCTATATCCTGACGCCGCAGGTGCTGCGCAACCTCAACCGCATGGGCCGCGGCTCTGGCGGAGAGATCCAGTTGACCGACGCCATCGCCCAGGAGGTCGAGGCGAACGGCAACGTCACCGGCTTCCGCTTCTCGGGCGAACGCTACGACTGCGGGTCGCAGTCCGGCTTCCTTCAGGCTACGGTCTCTTTCGGTCTTCAGCACCCCGCGCTGAGGGACGAGTTCCACGCCTATCTTTCCGGGGTCGTGGCCCGCAAGCAGGCCGCCGAATAA
- a CDS encoding glycosyltransferase — translation MSLPATSLVIVNHSRRAELALVLKSLPFQRHPNFEVIVVSDLAPPDRPEAPGGTRWIHFPEANISTARNLGIAAAGGEIVAFCDDDAVPEFSWLERLCAPFADPSVGAAGGFVRGRNGVSFQWRGVGFDRLGRDHPLDVAQTQVFAPAPDRFVKTVGTNSAFRRAALVGIGGFDAAYRFFLDETDVNLRLSRAGWSTAIVPDAEVLHGFAESRLRTRHRVPRSLYEIGASMAHFLKLHAPKPDIAARLAGFRTEQHRRLLHHFSLGALSGRDVARLMAGLEAGLAEGASRAPRTGLPACAEAPGFAPLQRRDGGARLAIRAGLRDHAAARAAARAAAAAGHEVTLLLPEVSPRPLRVCFTRDGYFEHRFGLLGKAERDRPRPFGTVAARNTAEICRIQSLRGPLAIETPLEA, via the coding sequence GTGAGCCTGCCGGCCACAAGCCTTGTCATCGTGAACCACAGCCGGCGCGCGGAACTCGCGCTGGTCCTGAAAAGCCTTCCCTTCCAGCGTCACCCCAACTTCGAGGTGATCGTCGTCAGCGACCTTGCGCCCCCGGATCGCCCCGAGGCGCCCGGGGGCACGCGCTGGATCCATTTCCCCGAGGCCAACATCTCCACCGCCCGCAACCTGGGGATCGCCGCGGCAGGCGGCGAGATCGTGGCCTTCTGCGATGACGATGCGGTGCCGGAATTCTCGTGGCTCGAACGGCTCTGCGCGCCCTTCGCCGATCCTTCCGTGGGCGCGGCCGGCGGGTTCGTCCGGGGCCGCAACGGCGTCAGCTTCCAGTGGCGCGGCGTGGGCTTCGACCGGCTGGGCCGGGATCACCCGCTGGACGTGGCGCAGACGCAGGTCTTCGCGCCCGCGCCCGATCGCTTCGTCAAGACGGTGGGCACCAACAGCGCCTTTCGCCGGGCGGCCCTTGTGGGCATCGGCGGCTTCGACGCGGCGTACCGCTTCTTTCTCGACGAAACGGACGTGAACCTGCGCCTGTCCCGGGCCGGCTGGTCCACCGCCATCGTCCCGGATGCAGAAGTGCTGCACGGCTTTGCCGAAAGCCGCCTGCGGACGCGCCACCGGGTGCCCCGCTCCCTGTACGAGATCGGCGCGAGCATGGCGCATTTCCTGAAGCTTCACGCCCCGAAGCCCGATATCGCCGCGCGGCTTGCCGGGTTCCGCACCGAGCAGCACCGCCGCCTGCTGCATCACTTCTCGCTGGGCGCGCTGTCGGGTCGCGATGTCGCGCGGCTCATGGCCGGGCTGGAGGCGGGCCTTGCCGAAGGGGCGTCGCGCGCGCCCCGCACCGGGCTTCCGGCATGTGCCGAGGCGCCCGGGTTCGCGCCCCTGCAACGGCGCGATGGCGGCGCGCGGCTGGCGATCCGGGCCGGGCTTCGCGATCACGCTGCGGCAAGGGCCGCCGCAAGGGCCGCCGCGGCTGCGGGGCACGAGGTGACGCTGCTGCTGCCGGAAGTTTCACCGCGCCCGCTTCGGGTATGCTTCACCCGGGACGGCTATTTCGAGCATCGCTTCGGACTTCTGGGCAAGGCCGAGCGCGACCGCCCCCGTCCGTTCGGCACGGTTGCAGCGCGCAATACGGCGGAGATCTGCCGGATCCAGTCGCTTCGCGGTCCCTTGGCTATTGAAACGCCACTCGAAGCGTAA